A stretch of Bos taurus isolate L1 Dominette 01449 registration number 42190680 breed Hereford chromosome 5, ARS-UCD2.0, whole genome shotgun sequence DNA encodes these proteins:
- the CALCOCO1 gene encoding calcium-binding and coiled-coil domain-containing protein 1 isoform X2 → MEESSLSRAPSRGGVNFLNVARTYIPNTKVECHYTLPPGTVPSASDWIGIFKVEAACVRDYHTFVWSLVPESVTDGSPIHASVQFQASYLPKPGAQLYQFRYVNRQGRVCGQSPPFQFREPRPMDELVTLEETDGGSDILLVVPKATVLQNQLDESQQERNDLMQLKLQLEGQVTELKSQVQELEKALAAARQEHAELAEQYKGLSRSHGELTEERDILSRQQGDHVARILELEEDIQTISEKVLMKEVELDRVRDSVKALTREQEKLLGQLKEVQADKEQSEAELQMAQQENRRLNLELQEAKDRQEEQSAQAQRLKDKVAQMKDTLGQVQQRVAELEPLKEQLRGAQELAASSQQKAALLGEELASAAGARDRTIAELHRSRLEVAGVNGRLAELSLHLKEEKSQWSKERAGLLQSVEAEKDKILKLSAEILRLEKAVQEEKTQSQVFKTELAREKDSSLVQLSESKRELTELRSALRVLQKEKEQLQEEKQELLEYMRKLEARLEKVADEKWSEDPATEDEEAAVGLSCPAALTDSEDESPEDMRLPPYSLCESGDPGSSPATGPREASPLVVISQPAPIAPQLSGPAEDSSSDSEAEDEKSVLMAAVQSGGEEANLLLPELGSAFYDMASGFAVGPLTEASTGGPATPPWKECPICKERFPAESDKDAMEDHMDGHFFFSTQDPFTFE, encoded by the exons ATGGAAGAGTCATCACTAAGCCGGGCACCATCCCGGGGTGGAGTCAACTTTCTGAATGTAGCCCGGACCTACATTCCCAACACCAAGGTGGAATGTCACTACACACTCCCGCCAGGCACCGTGCCCAGTGCCAGTGACTGGATTGGCATCTTCAAG GTGGAGGCTGCCTGTGTCCGGGATTACCACACATTTGTGTGGTCTTTGGTGCCTGAAAGTGTTACTGATGGTTCTCCCATCCACGCCAGCGTCCAGTTCCAAG CCAGCTACCTGCCCAAACCTGGAGCCCAGCTCTACCAGTTTCGCTATGTGAACCGCCAGGGCCGGGTGTGTGGGCAGAGCCCCCCTTTCCAGTTCCGAGAGCCACGGCCCATGGATGAACTGGTGACCCTGGAGGAGACTGATGGTGGCTCTGACATCCTGCTGGTTGTCCCCAAGGCAACTGTGCTGCAG AACCAGCTGGATGAGAGCCAGCAAGAGAGGAATGACCTGATGCAGCTGAAGCTACAGCTGGAGGGGCAGGTGACAGAGCTGAAGAGCCAAGTGCAGGAGCTTGAGAAGGCTCTGGCAGCGGCCAGGCAGGAGCATGCGGAGCTGGCAGAGCAGTATAAG GGGCTTTCCCGGTCCCACGGGGAGCTCACAGAAGAGAGGGACATCCTGAGCCGACAACAGGGAGACCATGTGGCCCGCATCCTGGAGCTGGAAGAGGACATCCAGACCATCAGTGAGAAAGTGCTGATGAAGGAGGTGGAGCTGGACAG GGTTAGAGACTCGGTGAAGGCCTTGACTCGGGAACAAGAGAAGCTCCTTGGGCAGCTGAAGGAAGTGCAGGCAGACAAGGAGCAAAGCGAG gctgagctccagaTGGCACAGCAGGAGAACCGCCGCTTGAATTTGGAGCTGCAGGAGGCCAAGGACCGGCAGGAGGAGCAGAGTGCTCAGGCCCAGCGACTGAAGGATAAGGTGGCCCAGATGAAGGACACCCTCGGCCAGGTCCAGCAGCGGGTG GCTGAGCTGGAGCCCCTGAAGGAGCAGCTTCGAGGGGCCCAGGAGCTTGCAGCCTCAAGCCAGCAGAAAGCTGCCCTTCTTGGGGAGGAGTTGGCCAGCGCAGCGGGAGCCCGGGACCGCACCATAGCCGAGCTGCACCGCAGCCGTCTGGAGGTGGCCGGAGTCAACGGCAGGCTGGCTGAGCTCAGTCTGCACTTGAAGGAGGAAAAAAGCCAGTGGAGCAAGGAGCGGGCAGGGCTGCTGCAGAGTGTGGAG GCAGAGAAGGACAAGATCCTGAAGCTGAGTGCAGAGATACTTCGATTGGAAAAGgcagtgcaggaggagaagactCAGAGCCAAGTTTTCAAGACTGAACTGGCCCGGGAAAAGGACTCTAGCCTG GTGCAGCTGTCAGAGAGCAAGCGGGAGCTGACAGAGCTGCGCTCAGCGCTGCGTGTGCTCCAGAAGGAAAAGGAGCAACtacaggaggagaagcag GAACTGCTGGAGTACATGAGAAAGCTGGAGGCCCGCCTAGAGAAGGTGGCTGATGAGAAGTGGAGTGAGGACCCTGCCACAGAGGACGAGGAGGCCGCCGTGGGGCTGA GCTGTCCAGCAGCTCTGACAGACTCAGAGGACGAGTCTCCAGAAGACATGAGGCTTCCACCCTACAGCCTGTGTGAGAGTGGGGACCCGGGCTCCTCCCCTGCCACGGGGCCGCGAGAGGCTTCTCCCCTCGTGGTCATCAGCCAGCCAGCTCCCATTGCTCCCCAACTCTCAGGGCCAGCTGAGGACAGTAGCTCAGACTCG GAGGCTGAAGATGAGAAGTCGGTCCTGATGGCAGCTGTGCAGAGTGGGGGTGAGGAGGCCAACCTGCTACTTCCAGAACTGGGCAGTGCCTTCTACGACATGGCCAG TGGCTTTGCTGTGGGTCCCTTGACAGAGGCCAGCACTGGGGGCCCTGCCACCCCGCCGTGGAAGGAGTGTCCTATTTGTAAGGAGCGCTTCCCAGCCGAGAGTGACAAGGATGCCATGGAGGACCACATGGATGGACACTTCTTTTTCAGCACCCAGGACCCTTTCACCTTTGAGtga
- the CALCOCO1 gene encoding calcium-binding and coiled-coil domain-containing protein 1 (The RefSeq protein has 1 substitution compared to this genomic sequence): MEESSLSRAPSRGGVNFLNVARTYIPNTKVECHYTLPPGTVPSASDWIGIFKVEAACVRDYHTFVWSLVPESVTDGSPIHASVQFQASYLPKPGAQLYQFRYVNRQGRVCGQSPPFQFREPRPMDELVTLEETDGGSDILLVVPKATVLQNQLDESQQERNDLMQLKLQLEGQVTELKSQVQELEKALAAARQEHAELAEQYKGLSRSHGELTEERDILSRQQGDHVARILELEEDIQTISEKVLMKEVELDRVRDSVKALTREQEKLLGQLKEVQADKEQSEAELQMAQQENRRLNLELQEAKDRQEEQSAQAQRLKDKVAQMKDTLGQVQQRVAELEPLKEQLRGAQELAASSQQKAALLGEELASAAGARDRTIAELHRSRLEVAGVNGRLAELSLHLKEEKSQWSKERAGLLQSVEAEKDKILKLSAEILRLEKAVQEEKTQSQVFKTELAREKDSSLVQLSESKRELTELRSALRVLQKEKEQLQEEKQELLEYMRKLEARLEKVADEKWSEDPATEDEEAAVGLSCPAALTDSEDESPEDMRLPPYSLCESGDSGSSPATGPREASPLVVISQPAPIAPQLSGPAEDSSSDSEAEDEKSVLMAAVQSGGEEANLLLPELGSAFYDMASGFAVGPLTEASTGGPATPPWKECPICKERFPVHTQTHTYTHTHTHA; the protein is encoded by the exons ATGGAAGAGTCATCACTAAGCCGGGCACCATCCCGGGGTGGAGTCAACTTTCTGAATGTAGCCCGGACCTACATTCCCAACACCAAGGTGGAATGTCACTACACACTCCCGCCAGGCACCGTGCCCAGTGCCAGTGACTGGATTGGCATCTTCAAG GTGGAGGCTGCCTGTGTCCGGGATTACCACACATTTGTGTGGTCTTTGGTGCCTGAAAGTGTTACTGATGGTTCTCCCATCCACGCCAGCGTCCAGTTCCAAG CCAGCTACCTGCCCAAACCTGGAGCCCAGCTCTACCAGTTTCGCTATGTGAACCGCCAGGGCCGGGTGTGTGGGCAGAGCCCCCCTTTCCAGTTCCGAGAGCCACGGCCCATGGATGAACTGGTGACCCTGGAGGAGACTGATGGTGGCTCTGACATCCTGCTGGTTGTCCCCAAGGCAACTGTGCTGCAG AACCAGCTGGATGAGAGCCAGCAAGAGAGGAATGACCTGATGCAGCTGAAGCTACAGCTGGAGGGGCAGGTGACAGAGCTGAAGAGCCAAGTGCAGGAGCTTGAGAAGGCTCTGGCAGCGGCCAGGCAGGAGCATGCGGAGCTGGCAGAGCAGTATAAG GGGCTTTCCCGGTCCCACGGGGAGCTCACAGAAGAGAGGGACATCCTGAGCCGACAACAGGGAGACCATGTGGCCCGCATCCTGGAGCTGGAAGAGGACATCCAGACCATCAGTGAGAAAGTGCTGATGAAGGAGGTGGAGCTGGACAG GGTTAGAGACTCGGTGAAGGCCTTGACTCGGGAACAAGAGAAGCTCCTTGGGCAGCTGAAGGAAGTGCAGGCAGACAAGGAGCAAAGCGAG gctgagctccagaTGGCACAGCAGGAGAACCGCCGCTTGAATTTGGAGCTGCAGGAGGCCAAGGACCGGCAGGAGGAGCAGAGTGCTCAGGCCCAGCGACTGAAGGATAAGGTGGCCCAGATGAAGGACACCCTCGGCCAGGTCCAGCAGCGGGTG GCTGAGCTGGAGCCCCTGAAGGAGCAGCTTCGAGGGGCCCAGGAGCTTGCAGCCTCAAGCCAGCAGAAAGCTGCCCTTCTTGGGGAGGAGTTGGCCAGCGCAGCGGGAGCCCGGGACCGCACCATAGCCGAGCTGCACCGCAGCCGTCTGGAGGTGGCCGGAGTCAACGGCAGGCTGGCTGAGCTCAGTCTGCACTTGAAGGAGGAAAAAAGCCAGTGGAGCAAGGAGCGGGCAGGGCTGCTGCAGAGTGTGGAG GCAGAGAAGGACAAGATCCTGAAGCTGAGTGCAGAGATACTTCGATTGGAAAAGgcagtgcaggaggagaagactCAGAGCCAAGTTTTCAAGACTGAACTGGCCCGGGAAAAGGACTCTAGCCTG GTGCAGCTGTCAGAGAGCAAGCGGGAGCTGACAGAGCTGCGCTCAGCGCTGCGTGTGCTCCAGAAGGAAAAGGAGCAACtacaggaggagaagcag GAACTGCTGGAGTACATGAGAAAGCTGGAGGCCCGCCTAGAGAAGGTGGCTGATGAGAAGTGGAGTGAGGACCCTGCCACAGAGGACGAGGAGGCCGCCGTGGGGCTGA GCTGTCCAGCAGCTCTGACAGACTCAGAGGACGAGTCTCCAGAAGACATGAGGCTTCCACCCTACAGCCTGTGTGAGAGTGGGGACCCGGGCTCCTCCCCTGCCACGGGGCCGCGAGAGGCTTCTCCCCTCGTGGTCATCAGCCAGCCAGCTCCCATTGCTCCCCAACTCTCAGGGCCAGCTGAGGACAGTAGCTCAGACTCG GAGGCTGAAGATGAGAAGTCGGTCCTGATGGCAGCTGTGCAGAGTGGGGGTGAGGAGGCCAACCTGCTACTTCCAGAACTGGGCAGTGCCTTCTACGACATGGCCAG TGGCTTTGCTGTGGGTCCCTTGACAGAGGCCAGCACTGGGGGCCCTGCCACCCCGCCGTGGAAGGAGTGTCCTATTTGTAAGGAGCGCT tcccagtccacacacagacacacacttacacacatacacacactcatgcatAG
- the CALCOCO1 gene encoding calcium-binding and coiled-coil domain-containing protein 1 isoform X1 — MEESSLSRAPSRGGVNFLNVARTYIPNTKVECHYTLPPGTVPSASDWIGIFKVEAACVRDYHTFVWSLVPESVTDGSPIHASVQFQASYLPKPGAQLYQFRYVNRQGRVCGQSPPFQFREPRPMDELVTLEETDGGSDILLVVPKATVLQNQLDESQQERNDLMQLKLQLEGQVTELKSQVQELEKALAAARQEHAELAEQYKGLSRSHGELTEERDILSRQQGDHVARILELEEDIQTISEKVLMKEVELDRVRDSVKALTREQEKLLGQLKEVQADKEQSEAELQMAQQENRRLNLELQEAKDRQEEQSAQAQRLKDKVAQMKDTLGQVQQRVAELEPLKEQLRGAQELAASSQQKAALLGEELASAAGARDRTIAELHRSRLEVAGVNGRLAELSLHLKEEKSQWSKERAGLLQSVEAEKDKILKLSAEILRLEKAVQEEKTQSQVFKTELAREKDSSLVQLSESKRELTELRSALRVLQKEKEQLQEEKQELLEYMRKLEARLEKVADEKWSEDPATEDEEAAVGLSCPAALTDSEDESPEDMRLPPYSLCESGDPGSSPATGPREASPLVVISQPAPIAPQLSGPAEDSSSDSEAEDEKSVLMAAVQSGGEEANLLLPELGSAFYDMARCCRSSLTPLGNPLGGGFSGFAVGPLTEASTGGPATPPWKECPICKERFPAESDKDAMEDHMDGHFFFSTQDPFTFE, encoded by the exons ATGGAAGAGTCATCACTAAGCCGGGCACCATCCCGGGGTGGAGTCAACTTTCTGAATGTAGCCCGGACCTACATTCCCAACACCAAGGTGGAATGTCACTACACACTCCCGCCAGGCACCGTGCCCAGTGCCAGTGACTGGATTGGCATCTTCAAG GTGGAGGCTGCCTGTGTCCGGGATTACCACACATTTGTGTGGTCTTTGGTGCCTGAAAGTGTTACTGATGGTTCTCCCATCCACGCCAGCGTCCAGTTCCAAG CCAGCTACCTGCCCAAACCTGGAGCCCAGCTCTACCAGTTTCGCTATGTGAACCGCCAGGGCCGGGTGTGTGGGCAGAGCCCCCCTTTCCAGTTCCGAGAGCCACGGCCCATGGATGAACTGGTGACCCTGGAGGAGACTGATGGTGGCTCTGACATCCTGCTGGTTGTCCCCAAGGCAACTGTGCTGCAG AACCAGCTGGATGAGAGCCAGCAAGAGAGGAATGACCTGATGCAGCTGAAGCTACAGCTGGAGGGGCAGGTGACAGAGCTGAAGAGCCAAGTGCAGGAGCTTGAGAAGGCTCTGGCAGCGGCCAGGCAGGAGCATGCGGAGCTGGCAGAGCAGTATAAG GGGCTTTCCCGGTCCCACGGGGAGCTCACAGAAGAGAGGGACATCCTGAGCCGACAACAGGGAGACCATGTGGCCCGCATCCTGGAGCTGGAAGAGGACATCCAGACCATCAGTGAGAAAGTGCTGATGAAGGAGGTGGAGCTGGACAG GGTTAGAGACTCGGTGAAGGCCTTGACTCGGGAACAAGAGAAGCTCCTTGGGCAGCTGAAGGAAGTGCAGGCAGACAAGGAGCAAAGCGAG gctgagctccagaTGGCACAGCAGGAGAACCGCCGCTTGAATTTGGAGCTGCAGGAGGCCAAGGACCGGCAGGAGGAGCAGAGTGCTCAGGCCCAGCGACTGAAGGATAAGGTGGCCCAGATGAAGGACACCCTCGGCCAGGTCCAGCAGCGGGTG GCTGAGCTGGAGCCCCTGAAGGAGCAGCTTCGAGGGGCCCAGGAGCTTGCAGCCTCAAGCCAGCAGAAAGCTGCCCTTCTTGGGGAGGAGTTGGCCAGCGCAGCGGGAGCCCGGGACCGCACCATAGCCGAGCTGCACCGCAGCCGTCTGGAGGTGGCCGGAGTCAACGGCAGGCTGGCTGAGCTCAGTCTGCACTTGAAGGAGGAAAAAAGCCAGTGGAGCAAGGAGCGGGCAGGGCTGCTGCAGAGTGTGGAG GCAGAGAAGGACAAGATCCTGAAGCTGAGTGCAGAGATACTTCGATTGGAAAAGgcagtgcaggaggagaagactCAGAGCCAAGTTTTCAAGACTGAACTGGCCCGGGAAAAGGACTCTAGCCTG GTGCAGCTGTCAGAGAGCAAGCGGGAGCTGACAGAGCTGCGCTCAGCGCTGCGTGTGCTCCAGAAGGAAAAGGAGCAACtacaggaggagaagcag GAACTGCTGGAGTACATGAGAAAGCTGGAGGCCCGCCTAGAGAAGGTGGCTGATGAGAAGTGGAGTGAGGACCCTGCCACAGAGGACGAGGAGGCCGCCGTGGGGCTGA GCTGTCCAGCAGCTCTGACAGACTCAGAGGACGAGTCTCCAGAAGACATGAGGCTTCCACCCTACAGCCTGTGTGAGAGTGGGGACCCGGGCTCCTCCCCTGCCACGGGGCCGCGAGAGGCTTCTCCCCTCGTGGTCATCAGCCAGCCAGCTCCCATTGCTCCCCAACTCTCAGGGCCAGCTGAGGACAGTAGCTCAGACTCG GAGGCTGAAGATGAGAAGTCGGTCCTGATGGCAGCTGTGCAGAGTGGGGGTGAGGAGGCCAACCTGCTACTTCCAGAACTGGGCAGTGCCTTCTACGACATGGCCAG ATGCTGTCGCTCCTCTCTGACTCCCCTGGGCAATCCTTTGGGTGGCGGATTCAG TGGCTTTGCTGTGGGTCCCTTGACAGAGGCCAGCACTGGGGGCCCTGCCACCCCGCCGTGGAAGGAGTGTCCTATTTGTAAGGAGCGCTTCCCAGCCGAGAGTGACAAGGATGCCATGGAGGACCACATGGATGGACACTTCTTTTTCAGCACCCAGGACCCTTTCACCTTTGAGtga